The following is a genomic window from Citrifermentans bemidjiense Bem.
CTGGGGGGGATTCAGGCGGTGGGACAAACCGGGAGGGCGATGCTGGAGGGGATGCGCCACAACAGGGGACGCGGCGGCGGGGCTATCCTCCTCGCCGGTTTCGCCCTCTACACCATCGGCTATCTGGGGCATTTTCTGGCGCAGCTGATCAAATGCGCCGTGTCGCGGCAGCGTGAGTATCTGGCTGACGCCTCTGCGGTGCAGTTCAGCAGGAACCCGGGCGGTTTGGCAGGAGCGCTGAAAAAAATAGGGGGGCTTGCTACCGGCTCGCAACTGGTACATCCCCGCAGCGGCGAGATGAGCCACATGTTCTTCAGTAACGGCATCAGCGACGCTTGGCTTGCGGCACTAGACACCCATCCCCCTTTGAAAGAGCGGATCCGGCTCCTGGAACCCCGCTTCAACGGGATTTATCCCAAGGTCACCCCTCTCCCCGTGCCAGTGGAAGAGGCGAAGCATCTGCTTAAGCGGCCTCCTCAGCCCAAACCGGTTCAGGAGTACTCGGGAGCAGCCGTCAACGCACTGCTGAACAGCGTCGGGGAGCCGATGCAGCAGCACCTCGACCTGGCAGGCCGGCTGCTTTCAGAGCTCCCTGCGCCTCTTCTCGCCGCAACGCACGATCCCGTCGCGGCACGTGCCGTCATCTACTGTCTATTGCTGAACTCCGACCAGGAAACGCGAAAGCGGCAGATGGAAGCGGTCGCGACACTGGAAGGCGATCACCTGGCGCAGGAAGTCACCCGGATCGCCCCGGACCTGCAGTTCCTTCCCCCACAAGCCCGTTTGCCGCTTCTCGACCTCTCGCTTCCGGCGCTGCGCCGCCTTAACGCCGAGGAGTTCGCACGGCTCCAAAAGACCGCCGATGCGCTTGCCGCTGCAGACCGGCGGCTGAGCGTCTTCGAACTGGCCTTGCGCCACCTGATGCAGCGCCACCTGCAACCGCACTTTTTCCCCTCCCCTTTGCGCACGGTCCAGATCTACGGGGTCCGCGGCGTGCAAAAAGAATGTTCCTGCATCCTTTCCACCATGGCGCGCGTCGGCAACAAGGACGAGGGCGCCGCGGCAGAGGCCTTCGCCAAGGGGGTCTGCCTCCTGAATGAGCCCAAAGCCGAGTTCGCTTTCCTACCTGGAGCTGAGTGCAGCTCGAAAGCGTTGACGGCCGCCCTGTCGGCCCTCGACGGCGCCAGTCCGCTGATCAAGCGAAAGCTTCTCGGGGCCTGCCTTGAGTGCATGGTGCACGACCAGGTGGTGAACGTGGACGAGGTCGAGCTCTTCAGGGCCGTAGCCGACGCCATCGGCTGCCCGGTTCCCCCTTGGCTCAGCTTCCCCGTGCCGCCTGCCGGGACAGCGCTCCAAGCGCAGTTTTCGCCTGGCGCTGAACCTCGCTCTGATTCCGCGGCGGGTGAGCCGTGAAGATCCGGACGGGCAACGCCTACGACGCCGAGACCCACGGCACCGGCTGGTTTCTCGGCTTCAGCGACTGGACGCTGAACGACCCGTCGGGCCTGCTGCACGTCCCCAAAGGGGAAGCGCTCACCGGGCTCTGCGCCAAGTGGTACGATCACCCTTCCGGCGACGAAAGCGGCAACTCTAAGCCCGTCAGCGAGGGGAGGACTGTTTCCATTTTGGTCAGCGCCGACTCCGCTTTCCGGATCGAATTCTCGCCATCCCCCGACTTCCCCTCGGAAGAGGTGCAGAGCGTGCTACTCAAGCGGCACGGCGACTTCGCCGCCTGGGGGGAGGGTCTGTATCACCGGTGGCACTGCCTATCCCGAGCGACCGTCCTCACCATCAGATGGACCCCGACAACTGCTGCGGCAAAGGACGAGACATCTTCATGACTAAAACCACCTCACCTCTCACGGCCAAAGTCCACTACGGCTGGATCATCGTCGCCACCAGCGCCCTGGGCCTTTTTTCCTGCTTCGGCCTGGCCCGTTACGCCTACTCCATGCTCATCCCCGGCATGCAGGCGGGCCTTAACCTCAGCTACGACCGGATGGGGTTCATCGGCACGGCGAATTTCGTCGGCTACCTTGCCTCGGTCCTGGCGGCGCCAAAGTTGCTGGGGCGGCTGGCTCCCCGGTGGATGGCGGCTTCGGCCCTGCTCGTCATCGGCCTCGGCATGATGGGCATCGGCCTTTGCACCTCGTTTCTCCCCATCTTCGCCCTGTACGCGTTGGTGGGGATGGGAAGCGGATTCACCAACATCCCCCTCATGGCACTGGTCACCTTCTGGTTCCGCAGCGAGCACCGCGGCAAGGCAGCGGGCCTTGCCATCGCCGGGAACGGGATAGGGATCATCCTCGCCGGAGTTCTCGTCCCCGCACTCAATCGCAGCTTCGGTGCCGACGGCTGGCGCGCCGGCTGGATGATGCTGGGGGCGATATGCCTCGGCATCGCCCTCGTCACCGCGGCTTTGCTGCGAAACCACCCTTCCGACCTGGGACTTGAGCCGGTGGGAAGGCTCGTGGACGCGTCCCCGGAGCAGTTTATCCACCGCGAGCACAAGGGTGACGGCTCCGTCCTGTTCCGGCTGGGAATTCTCTACCTCGTCTTCGGCGCCACCTTCATGGTGTACGGCACCTTCATCGTCACCACTATGGTGCGGGAGTACGGGCTAAGCGAGGCGCGCGCAGGGCTTTACTGGTCCTGGGTCGGCTTCTTCAGCTTTTTCTCCGGCATCGGCTTCGGCACCCTGTCCGACCGCATCGGCAGGCGCCGGGGCCTTGCCCTCGTCTTCACCGTTCAGACCGTCGCCTACCTGTTGGCGGGCCTCAAGGCCGGGATCCCGGGCCTCACCATGTCGCTCGTGCTGTACGGCTGCGCGGTGTTTGCCATCCCCGCCATCATGGCCGCCGCGGTCGGCGACTATCTTGGGCTGAACCGGGCTTCCGCAGCCTTCGGCACCATCACCATATTCTTCGGATTGGGGCAGGTGATCGGCCCGGCCGGAGCCGGGATGATCGCCAAGTCCACCGGCGCCTTCACCACCCCCTACCTCATAGCCGGGACGCTCACCGCCTGCGCCACGGTGCTGGCTTTCCTGCTCCCCGAACCAGCCGGAAAAAGAGATGATGGGCAGCACTAGGATGTTGCGGTCACCGAAAAGTCCCCACTCCCCTGGCGGGTGTGGGGTTAGGGGGTGGGGGTAGGGGGCAAGGTCACCCACCCCCCTGCCCCCTCCCGTCAAGGGAGGGGGAGATCTGCGGTGATGGGCAGCACTAGGATGTTGCAGTCGCCGAAAAGTCCCCCCTCCCTGGCGGGAGGGGGAGATCTGGCGGAGCGTTGGTCGAGGACAGCGTGGGGGCGGCCGATTCAGAAAGGTTACTGCTGCAGCATCGTCTCTACTTCGACAAGCGTGGGAAGCGCGGCCCGTCCGCCGAGCGCGCGCGTGTTGAGGGCGGCAACGGCGCTGGCAAACCTTGCCGACTCTTCCAGCGCAAACCCGCGGGCAAGGCCGTAGAGAAAGGCGCCGTGATAGGCGTCACCCGCTCCTGTGGTGTCTACCACACGGTCCACCCGGTATGCCTGCTGGTGAAAGGCTTCCCCCTCATGCGAGAATACCCGGCTCCCCGCCGCCCCCTGCGTGACGACGACGATGCGCGGGCCTGCTTCGAGAAGGGCTTTAGCCGCCTGGGCAACGTCTTCGGTGCCGGCAAAGGCAGCGGCGTAGTTGTGGGCTGCGATGCAGATGTCTACTTGTGGAAGGATGCTGCGGTGTTGAGGGTCGTAGCGGTGGGCACCGCCGTCGAAGGAAACCAAAACGCCTGCTTCCTTGGCGAGCCTTGCGGCGTGGAGGCAGGCGTCCCAATGACGGCCGTTCAGGTGCAGTATTTTGGAGGCACGGATGATGTCGGCCCGGACGCCGCCGGGGGTAAGCTCGGGTGCGTCGCCGGGGGAGAAGGTTATGGCGCGGGCGCCGTCCTCCTTTCGCACCAGTATCGATGCCTTAGAACTGGTCCGTCCCGGGGCTACGACCAGCCCGCCGGTATCTACCCCCTCGGCGGCGAATTCACTCCGTATGAAGCTCCCGAAGAAGTCGCTCCCGATGCTGTCCAGCATGGCAGTGGCGGCGCCCAGCCTCGCCAGTGTCACCATCGCGGTCGCTACCGGTCCGCCTCCCGCTATCACGCACTCTCCCGCCCTTTGCACCATCTCGCTGCCGGGGAGTTGATCCACGGTGAAGATGAGATCGACAGTAGATACTCCGAGCCCCACGACGTCAAATCGCATGTGCCGCCAACCTCCGCCGGGGGATCAGATGCAGAAGTCCAGTACGCCGCGCTGCCCCTGCTCGGCGGTGTCGATCTTCTCCAAAACGTCGGCAAGGGTGGTCCCGTCCAAGATCACCGCCATCGCATCCCGCACGTCTTTCATCACCAGCCTGATGCCGCAGGTAAGCTCGTTCTCGCACTCGGTGCACTTGGCGTAGGCGGTCTCGCTGACGCAGGGGACAGGCGCCAGCGGCCCTTCCATCACCCTTATCGCCTGCCCGAAGGTGATCTTGCCGGGATGCCTGCCTAAGAAGTAGCCTCCCCCCTTACCTTTCCGGCTTTGCAGGATGCCGTTGTTCTTCAGGGACAACAGTATGTTCTCGAGGAACTTCTTGGGAAGGTTTTCGTCGCGCGCGAGGTCTGCGATAAGGATGGGACCTTTGTCATAGCGGCGGGCCAGGTAGATAAGTGCCTTCAGCCCGTACTTGGTCTTCTTTGAAATCATGGCTCGTCCTCAAAGAGAATTGAATCTGACGCACCTCCTGCTTATACAGTTTTTCGGTGGCATGTGCCACGCTAAATTTTCAAACCTATCAAGGGCCAGACAAAGAGCACAGACGCCATGAACAACAACCACGAGATAAACATGATCACGCAGCCTGAGACAATGATGTCGCGGCTCTTGAGATAACCCGAGGCATAGGCGATGGCAGTTGCCGGCGTTCCCATCGGCAGGCAGTAGGCAAGACCGGCCGGGAGCGCGATGGAAAGGGTCATCACCTTCGGGTCCATCCCGGTGCTGTGGCAAAGCCCCATGCCGACCGGCATCAGGATGGCCACCACGGCCGCGTGGCTGATGCACTCGGTAAGGATGATGGCGACCAGGGAAACTACGGCGATGATGGCCAGCGGCGAGTGCTCCGTGTTTCCGAGCCCCTTATTCACCAGCCAGACCGCCGCGCCGGTCTTCTCCAGGGCTGAGGCGAGCGCTATGGTCCCGCCGTACATGAGGATGATCCCCCAGTTGACGTACTCCTCGATCTTCTGCCAAGTGACGACCTTGAAGGTGAAGAGCGCCGCGGCTCCCAGTATGGCGATGGCGGCCAGGCCGGTTTTCTCGCCCAGCGTCATCCAGCAGACGACGGTGACGACCATGACCAGCGCGGTAAGCATCTCGTCGTACCCCATCTTCCCGGTCTCCAGGCGCTTGCCGTTCAGGAACTTCCGGCCCACTTCCACGTCCAGGATGTCCGGGGGGAAGAACTTCACCAGCACGAAGTAGCCGATGAACAAGAGCGGGAAAACGATGAGGCACGCGGCGGAGCTCCACTCTATGAAGGTGAAATGAAGACCGGTCGACTCCTTCAAGAGCCCCGCAGCAAGGGGCGCGCGCGCACCGCCAAGGAAGGTGGCGATGCCGCCGATGATGCAGCCCCAGGCCATGGACATGAAGAGGAGCTGCCCGAACCTGCTTTTCCCCTTCTCCAGGTTGAGAGCCACCGTTATCTCGGTGATCACCGGGAACAGCATGGCGGCGACCGCGTGCTCGCTCATGACGAAGGAGAGAAAGGCCGAGAGGAGGAACACGGTGAGCGCGAGGCTTTTTGGGGTCCTGCCGAACTTGGCGAGCATGGCGCGGGCAAGGCGGGTGGAAATCCCGGTCCCGGTCATCGCCGCCGCCAGGATGAAGGCGCCCAGGATGAAGAACACCGCCTCGTTGCCGAACATGGAGTAGGTCTTCTTGGCGTCCATGATGCCCAAAAGCGGCAGCATCACCATGGAGAGAAGCGCGGTCACCGCGATGGGGAGGAGCCCCGAAACCCAGAAGAATATGGTGCCGCCGAAGAGCACCAGCGAGCGGTACCCCTCGACCGAAAGGCCGTCGGGCGGGGAAAGGCGGATCAGGAGTCCTACCACCAGCACCACCGCCGCCATGACCTGGTAGCGGGCGGTACGGTCCAGCAGGATCAGCCACATGGGGCGGTTGTCGATCTTCAGCGGTTTTTGGAGGAAATCGTCGTTGTTCATTTCAGTTGGCCGCCCTCTCTACTCTTCTTAAAGCAACTTTGTTATACCGTGTAGCCTCAGGCTTCCACCATGAGTGTTGCCTCGCCCCCTTTGATAAGTGAGGGAGGGCCGAAGTCCCCCCTCCCCTTGCGGGAGGGGGAGAACTGGGCCTACAGGCCTGCGGAGTCGAAGGACTCCGCGACCTCTTTCACCCTGAGTACCCGCCTCAGGTCGGAGGCGGCCAAAAGGCGCCGGTCCTCGATGCTGTCGATGAAGCCTCGCAGCATATTGCGCGGCGCCGCCGGAACCAGCGGGGTGGAGAGATGAATCAGCGGCAGCAAAGGCTTGAGGACACATCTGTGCTTGCGCCAGCCAGACTGCAGGTGGGTGAAGATCCTGGCGATCTCGTCCTCCGGGTGGCGCACCGCCCCCCCCGACAGGACCACCAGCGGGACGATCTCGGCAGCCAGGAGGGCGTCAATGCCGGAAATGGTCACCGCAGGGGACTCCTCCCCGGCCACAATTGTCGAGAAAACCGACCAACGCGGGAATACCGAACGGGCTACGTTGAGGGCCTGGAGCCGCTCTTTGGCCTGGTCCTGCCCCTCCCCCGCACCGGTACCGGGAGCCGGCAAAGGGATTTCGATGATGTCGACGCCTGCGGCATAGGCCCGCTCGATGAGGCGGGAGGAGGCGGGAAAATCGAGCCTCCCCACGAGATGCACGTTGAAGTTTTTCTTGATGACCCGGGCAAGCGCCTCGCCGTTGGGAAACTGGTCGATGGCGCCGAAGGTGAGGTGAAACAGGGCTGCGTTGCTTTGATAGTGGCTGTCGTAGAGGGTTTCCAGAGTCTGGCGTTCCGGAAGATTGCCGCCCACCAGGAAGACGTTGTCTTCGCGCCTGAGCTGGTCGGGAGACGGGGAGAAAGCCGGTGCCGAAAGCAGTTCCCGTAGTTTCTTCTGGTCGATCTTCAAATTGCCTCCCCCTCCGGATGCCGCAATTAAATGATGACGGGGATAAATACCCCACATACGTGCGAGTTTTAGACAAAGTACAAAATATAATCAAATCAGTCAAGAAAAGAATATACATTGTCTACCGCGATGGTGGGCTTATTGTTATTTCCATTTACAATATGAAGTTCTTAATATACCTTCAGCCGCATCTCGAAGCTGTGGCAGAACGGGAACAGGCATCTAGCGCGGGTTGCCATTCCTCCTAAAGCCAGCTATCATATGCGCATAACCCGTGCGCATAGGAGACCTACATGCAGAATGCTTTCTTCGACGCGACAGCCCCCAAGAAGTCGACAAATCTGAGTATAAACAGCGATCTGCTGCGCCTTGCGAAAGAGCGGCACATAAACCTCTCCCAGGCGTTGGAATCGCGGCTTGCGGAAATGCTGCGGAAGGAGACCAGCCGCAGCTGGCAGGAAGAAAACCGTGAAGCTATCGAAGAGTACAACAGCCGCGTGCAAAGCGATGGGACCTTCAGTGACGATTTGAGGCATTTCTGATGGCTCAATTCGAAGTTTACCGGAACGGGAATCCCAGGACCAGGGATGAGATCCCCTATCTGCTGGACGTGCAGGCGGAGCTCTTGGCTTCCCTCGCCACACGGGTCGTCGTTCCTCTATTCACCGTCTCGGCAATGGGGAAGCCGGTCAGGCACCTAACGCCGAGGTTCAGCATCGAGAACAGAGATGTGGTCATGGTCACAGCGCAATTAGCCGGCATCGACCAGCAGGTCCTGGGAGAAAAGGTGGGCTCCCTCGCGGAACGAAGAGAAGAAATAATCGCAGCACTCGATTTCCTTTTCACCGGATTCTAGGAAGAGACGTCATTATGACAATGCCTGCAGCCTCCCCCCTCGCCATAAACGAGCAGGTCGCGCGTGAACTGGAGCGGCTGAAGAAGCGCCTTATCAACGCCGACCGCGCCGGTGCCGACCGCTCGCGCCGGATTTCCTTCGTCTACCGCGCCGCGGAGAGCTTCAGCCGCCGGGTCTTCGGCAGCTCCTTGTGCCGCGCCGAGAGCGAAGGCGCCGGCTGCAAGACCGGCCAGTGCTGCAAGTGCAGCCCCGACGTCTTCGCCTGCGAAAAGGAAGTCCTCGACCTCCTCCCCAAGCGCTCCGACGACAGCGGCTTTTGCCCCTTTTTCAATCTGCAAAAGCGCAACTGCGGCATCTACGGCGTCCGCCCCTTCGCCTGCCGGATCTATTACAACTTCGCCCCCTCAAGCTACTACTGCCAAAACCCCAACGACCTCACCCTGCTGCTCTTCGACGGCGTGAGGCGCCACCTGGAGCAGATCCTGGGGCCCTATTGCGGAGGGTACCGGCCATGAGCGGCACGAACAAGACCCCGCGCCACCTGGCGGAAACCGTCTGCTCCGAACTGAGGAAACGCCGGACCGCGGTCCCGGACGAGAAGATCATCGTCGACCTGATGGAGACGATGTACTACTCAAGCCTTCGGACCGAGGAATCGGAGCCGGTGATCTTCCACATGGTCTACCTGGACCCTGGGCAGCCCGACCCCAAGCCGCCGCGCAACCCGGTCCGGGACCGCTGGAGCTACATCCCTTTCGCCGAGCCTATCCCTTTTTCGGTTTCCAACGTGGTGAAGATCGCCAAGTCCACCGACCTGCGCACCTCTTCCTTCGTGATCTGGCCAGACAAGGAGGACCATCTTTTCATCTGGGGACTGGTGGACCAGCAAAACCCCTTCCACAAGTTCCTCAACCGCAGCGCCGAGATAGAACCGGAGCGCCCCGGGATCTTCCAGGCCAGCGTAGAGGGGATCGGCAACATCGTGGTCTACATGCGTTACGAGAAGGTGGCCGAGCTCAGGGTAAACGAGCTGATCCGCTTCTCGCTCGACATCTTCCGCGAAGGCCCCATCCGCGACCTTCTGGCGCCTGGGATCAAACGCTACTTGCAAGAAGTGCGCAGCCACCTCCCCGACGACATCTACATGACCGATGCCGGTATGGACGAATTCCACACCCAGCAGTGGATCTCTGCGCTTTGCCGCATTCTGCTTCGGATCCAGAAGATAAAAAACGGCGGCGCCCTCCTCATCACGCCCGCGATCGACCCAGCAGATCTCAACGTCAAATACGGCATCAACTACGACCGGCTCCCTACCTCGCTGCAATCCAATGCCGTCACCAAGATAAAGTCGGACTACCTGGAGGAGCATCTGCTAGGGCTCACCGAATCGAAACCCAAGGAGATCCTTTCCAGCCAGTATTTCCAGTTAAGGCGCATGGAGAAGGACCTGAGGGCGAACAAGAACGAGATCGACGGCGTGATCTGGTTCATCGCCCTTCTGACCCGGGTGGACGGCCTGGTGGCGATGGACCCGGACCTGGTGGTCAAGGGATACGGCGTGGAGATCAAGAACTGGCAGGAGCCGGACAACCTCTTCATAGCGACCGACCGTCTGGCGACCCCGGCGAAGCTGCGCCCGGCAGCCTACAACCACTTTGGCACCAGGCACCGCTCCATGATGAGGTACTGCTCCCAGAACCCGGGGAGCGTGGGCTTCGTCGTTTCCCAGGACGGGGAAGTGCGGGTGATGACCATGATGGAAGAGCGGCTGGTTATGTGGGAGAACATCCGGCTCAAGTACTACAGCTACGCGGCGAAGAAAAAGCCGGCATAGGCGAGCAAAAGTCCCCCCTCCCCCTGCGGGAGGGGGAGTGCCTCGTTCCCAAGCTCCAGCTTGGGAACGCAAGGCTGGCAAAGCTCCAGCTTGGATACGAGAACCTATTACAGTCAAAACACTCCCAACATCAGCTTGTTGACACCGAGGTCCTCAATGAAAACTCGAACAATCTGCTCCTGCCTCATCCTCGTACTTTGCTCGCCTTTGGCCGTCTCTGCCCAGACCACCAGCCTGGAAGCCAGATCCGCGATTCAGTCCGTCACCGTCTTCTCGGACCGGGCCCAGGTGACCCGAAAGGCGACGCTGTCGCTGAAAGCTGGGACCAACCTGGTCAGCTTCGACAACCTCCCCCAGGTGCTGGACGAGGAGTCACTTCGTGCCGTGGGGAAAGGGACGGCGCCTGCCCGCATCGCCGGTATTACGGTGAAAAGGGTTTTCCTGGACCGGGCGCGGGACCAGCGGGTGCGCGAGCTGGAGGATGAGATCGCCGCCCTCACCCGCCAGGTGGAAAGCATCGAAGCCAAGCGCAAGGCGCTCGCCTCCCAGAGGGCCTTCATCGATTCCATCCGCGTCGGCTGGTCCGAACGGATCTCCAAGGAGCTTTCCGCCGGCAAGCCCACCGCTGCCGAGCTGGGAGAGGCGGTGCGCTTCGTGGGTGACAACGTGGGCAAAGTGGAGCAGCAGCTCTACGATGCGGAAGCGGCCAAGAAGCCCCTCAACGAGAAGATAGCTGCGCTCAGGAAAGAGCTGGAGCAAAACCTCGCCAACCGGCACAGGGAAGTGAAGTCGGCGCAGGTGGCCATAGAGGCGCAGCAGGACCTCAAGTTCGACCTAGACCTCTCCTACCTGGTGAGCCAGGCCACCTGGGAGCCCCTCTACGACGTGCGTCTCGGCGCCGACGGCAAGGAGGCGGAACTCGTCTACCGTGCCCAGGTGGCGCAGAAAACCGGGGAGAACTGGCCCGGCGTGAAGCTTTCCCTTTCCACGGCTGCCCCCGAGGTCGGCGGAGGCGCGCCGGAGCTCTCCCCTTGGCATATCTCCTTCTACGAGCCCCCTCGGCCCATGGCCTACGCCGGCCGGGCCATGAAGGAGATGGCAGCCCCCGCTCCCGCGCCGATGGCTGCCGGCGCCTATCCGCTGGAAGCGCGGGAAGACCGGGGCGAGGAAGCGCAGCCTCTGACCTCGGACGTGGCGCAGGGGCAGACCTCGGTGCTCTTCCAGGTGCTGCAACCGGTGGATGTACCGTCCGACGGCACCCGCGCAGGGAGCGTCATTGCCAGCGAAAAGGTGCCGGTCAGCGCCGAGTACCTGACCGTCCCGAAACTTTCCCCGCGCGTCTATCTCAAGTCGAAGGTCCGGAACAACACCCCCTACCCGCTTCTGGCCGGGGAGGTGAACATCTTCAACGACGCCACCTTCGTCGGCAAAAGCCGAATAAAAACCGTAAGCTCCGGCGAAGAATTCGACCTTTACTTCGGATCCGACGACCAGGTGAAGGTGAAGCGGGAAGCGGCCAGGGTGGCGAAAAAGGCGGGGCTCATCAGCGGCAACAACGTGACCTACCATGTAGTGATCGAACTGGTGAACTTCAAGAAGAGGGGGGTGGCGCTGACCCTTCTCGACCAGCAGCCGCTTCCCTCCAATGCGGAAATCAAGGTAAAGCTCGAAGAGGCAGATCCGCGTCCCTCCGGCACCAAGGAAGACGGGACGCTGGAATGGAAGCTGAACCTAGCCCCGGGGGAGAAAAAGAAGGTCTCCTACGACATCGTCATCGAATACCCCAAGGGGCGCGAACTGGCGGGAATGGAATAGAGACACGAACCTGAACGAAAGGAAGCCATGAGAACTTTATTTATTGCGGTAACGCTTGTGCTATGCACCGTTTCCCTTTCACTGGCAGTGAAATTCGACACCTCCTTCACCTACTCGACCATCGAGACCGAGCACTTCTCCATCCATTACCACCAGGGACTGGAACCGGCCGCCCGGAAGGTCGCGGCCATAGCCGAAGAGACGCATCCCCTGCTGACCCGGGAGTTCCGCTGGCAACCCGCCGGTAAAACCCAGGTGGTGCTCATCGACAGCAGCGACTTCATCAACGGGCTCGCCGTCACCATCCCTTACAACGCCGTCTACCTGCAGGTGGTCCCCCCCACGGTCGCCTCCACCCTGGGCGAATACGACGACTGGCTCAGGGTCCTCTTCACCCACGAGTACGCCCACATACTCTCCTCCGACCCCGCCCGCGGCTACTCCAAGGTGACCCGGGCCATTTTCGGCAAGCCCTTGCCCACGCTCGACCCGCTGTCGGTCCTCTTCTTCTTCGCCACCGCGCCCCCCAACACCTTCCTGCCGCGCTGGTGGCACGAGGGGATGGCGACCTGGGCAGAGACGAAGTACACGGGGGTCGGACGCGGCAAGGGGAGCTACTACGACATGGTGTTCCGCGCCGCCGTCGCGGACGACAACCTCCCCTCGGTGGACCAGATCAACGGCGACGTCGCCTATTGGCCCTCCGGCCACTTAGCCTACATGTACGGCTACCGCCTGCAGCGCTACATCGCCGACGCCTATGGCCCCGACGCAGCCGGAAAGCTCGCCATCACCCACTCCGGGCGCCTTCCTTACCTGATCGGCAGGCCGCCTGAGGACCTTTTCCACGGCAAGGATTACAGCGATATCTACCGCGACATGATCGTCGCCCTGAAGCTGGAGCAGACGGCGCACATCAAGGAGCTTTCCCGCGTCCCCTTCACGCCGCTCACCAGCGTGAACGATCAAGGCGAGAACCTCACCAACCCGCGCTTTTCGCCGGACGGCAGCCGCATCGCCTTCACCAGGCGCGACCCCAACGAGCACACCTCCGTCGTCGTGACCGACGCCTCCGGAAAAAAGGTGCTGGCGCAGTTCCGGCGCCAGTCCTCCGATGGAAGCCTCAGCTGGTCCCCCGACGGCAAGAGCGTCTACTTCACCCAGGCCGAGATCGACCGCGGCTTCAACACGTACCAGGACCTCTACGTCCGCGACTTGGGGCGCGGCGAAACGAGGAGGATCACCAAGGGAGAGCGCCTCGGAGACGCGCAGATAGCGCCCGACGGCAAGA
Proteins encoded in this region:
- a CDS encoding putative sensor domain DACNV-containing protein, whose translation is MSGTNKTPRHLAETVCSELRKRRTAVPDEKIIVDLMETMYYSSLRTEESEPVIFHMVYLDPGQPDPKPPRNPVRDRWSYIPFAEPIPFSVSNVVKIAKSTDLRTSSFVIWPDKEDHLFIWGLVDQQNPFHKFLNRSAEIEPERPGIFQASVEGIGNIVVYMRYEKVAELRVNELIRFSLDIFREGPIRDLLAPGIKRYLQEVRSHLPDDIYMTDAGMDEFHTQQWISALCRILLRIQKIKNGGALLITPAIDPADLNVKYGINYDRLPTSLQSNAVTKIKSDYLEEHLLGLTESKPKEILSSQYFQLRRMEKDLRANKNEIDGVIWFIALLTRVDGLVAMDPDLVVKGYGVEIKNWQEPDNLFIATDRLATPAKLRPAAYNHFGTRHRSMMRYCSQNPGSVGFVVSQDGEVRVMTMMEERLVMWENIRLKYYSYAAKKKPA
- a CDS encoding mucoidy inhibitor MuiA family protein → MKTRTICSCLILVLCSPLAVSAQTTSLEARSAIQSVTVFSDRAQVTRKATLSLKAGTNLVSFDNLPQVLDEESLRAVGKGTAPARIAGITVKRVFLDRARDQRVRELEDEIAALTRQVESIEAKRKALASQRAFIDSIRVGWSERISKELSAGKPTAAELGEAVRFVGDNVGKVEQQLYDAEAAKKPLNEKIAALRKELEQNLANRHREVKSAQVAIEAQQDLKFDLDLSYLVSQATWEPLYDVRLGADGKEAELVYRAQVAQKTGENWPGVKLSLSTAAPEVGGGAPELSPWHISFYEPPRPMAYAGRAMKEMAAPAPAPMAAGAYPLEAREDRGEEAQPLTSDVAQGQTSVLFQVLQPVDVPSDGTRAGSVIASEKVPVSAEYLTVPKLSPRVYLKSKVRNNTPYPLLAGEVNIFNDATFVGKSRIKTVSSGEEFDLYFGSDDQVKVKREAARVAKKAGLISGNNVTYHVVIELVNFKKRGVALTLLDQQPLPSNAEIKVKLEEADPRPSGTKEDGTLEWKLNLAPGEKKKVSYDIVIEYPKGRELAGME